A window of Bacillus toyonensis BCT-7112 genomic DNA:
TTTTCTCGAAAGCATCTTTACGCTCTTTACGTAATTCCATGATTGCACTCATATCAACTTCGTTAAATGTTGTTAACATTGCAGATGTTTGTTGTACTTCTACAAGACGTTTTGCAATTGTTTGACGGCGGCGGGACATTTTTACGCGCTCAACTGGTTTTTCAAATTCCGTTTTTGCAACTGGAGCAGGAGCTGGACTTTTTGGAGCAGCTGGTGCTTCTTTTGGTGCTGCAGCATGAGCTTGTACATCATGTGGTCTCACACGTCCAAGTGGATCTGTGCTACGTACGTCGTTTAAGTCGATTCCTAATTCACGAGCCATTTTTCTAGCAGCTGGTGATGCGATAGGATGGTTCGTATTTGGTAAACCTTGTAGAGCCGTAGCTTGTTCAGCAGTTGGAGCAGCAGCTTTCGGTGCTTCAGCTGTTTCTTGTTTTGGTTGCTCAGCCACTGGTGCAGGTGTACTTACTGCCACTGGTGCGCCATTTGCATCTAAAATTGCGATAGTTGCGCCAACTTCAACTGTATCCCCAGGCTCGCCTAGTAACTTTGATACAATACCTGAATCTTCTGCAATGATTTCTACATTGACTTTATCAGTTTCAAGCTCAACAACGCTGCCACCTTTCTCAACTTTGTCACCTACGTTGATAAGCCATTGTGAAATAGTTCCTTCTGTAATAGATTCTGCAAGCTCAGGTACTTTAATTTCGATCATTTTAAATGTCCTCCCCTTATTTGCCTAACGGTGTGTTTTGTCTTCTTTAATCTTCGGTAATCTCCATTTGTTAGCTCGACTTGGGCAGAATATCTGCCCAAGTCGAGCCGGGAAAAATTCATTGTTACTTTTAGTTGCTATAAACTTCAATTTCTTGTTTATCTTGACGGAAGTTATACTTCACATCTAAAGCGTGCGCCACAATTAGTTCTTGCTCAGCTTTGTGAGCGAACGGATCGCCACCAGATGGGCTAGAACGATCTGGGCGTCCAATGTAACCTGTTTTCACTGTATCTCCAGCTAGTTCGAACAGAATTGGAGCCATGTAATGCCATGCACCCATATTACGAGGTTCTTCTTGAACCCAAATAATTTCTTCTAAGTTTTTAAAGCGTTTCATAATAGATTGAACTTTTTCAGCAGGGAATGGATACAACTGTTCAATGCGAACGACATGAACTTCATCTAAGTTGTATTCATGTTTACCAGACTCGATTTCCGCTGCTAAGTCAATCGCCATTTTACCTGTACTTAAAACAAGACGTTTAACTTTATTTGGTTTCATGCCAAGGTTTTCTTGTTCTAAAGCAGGTTGGAAACGTCCTTCGCTTAACTGACTAGCAGTTGAAAGCGTAAGTGGGTGACGTAATAAACTCTTCGGCGTCATAAGTACTAAAGGTCGAACAGCTTCTGTTCCTAAAATAGATGCTTGACGACGCAAGATATGGAAGTACTGTGCTGCGCTCGTTAAGTTTGCAACTGTCCAGTTGTTTTCAGCAGCTAACTGTAAGAAACGCTCTGGACGTGCACTAGAATGCTCTGGTCCTTGACC
This region includes:
- the odhB gene encoding 2-oxoglutarate dehydrogenase complex dihydrolipoyllysine-residue succinyltransferase — encoded protein: MIEIKVPELAESITEGTISQWLINVGDKVEKGGSVVELETDKVNVEIIAEDSGIVSKLLGEPGDTVEVGATIAILDANGAPVAVSTPAPVAEQPKQETAEAPKAAAPTAEQATALQGLPNTNHPIASPAARKMARELGIDLNDVRSTDPLGRVRPHDVQAHAAAPKEAPAAPKSPAPAPVAKTEFEKPVERVKMSRRRQTIAKRLVEVQQTSAMLTTFNEVDMSAIMELRKERKDAFEKKHDVRLGFMSFFTKAVVAALKQFPLLNAEIQGDELIIKKFYDIGIAVAAPDGLVVPVVRDANQLNFAEIESEIRNLGMKARDNKLSLKELQGGTFTITNGGVFGSLMSTPILNSPQVGILGMHKIQVRPVAIDAERMENRPMMYLALSYDHRIVDGKEAVSFLVAVKDMLEDPKSLLLEG